One Solea senegalensis isolate Sse05_10M linkage group LG13, IFAPA_SoseM_1, whole genome shotgun sequence DNA segment encodes these proteins:
- the si:ch1073-224n8.1 gene encoding zinc finger protein 70, producing MTSRRTGYAGSMDSSPSHSGGSVHSGNRKQSIINISDRSGAEACHDLKAEKALGYGASQGNMTVTSLKSRLAPTIQTAMSAAVDTLLGEVVLVLNETQQELLHKEQENERLKVRLEVSERELKTLQECLCSAQKLIDQLQISYSGPQSISQSVFAPSLSSMASLSSGLDRDHQNSRNVNGAGVDLGLSGSVDESLHGFEPRDDYKMCQLSIQPDGSVTNHALDSFASNTSHMCSDSSRPDERQSQGPGGPSRFEIKEEQGQASVAGQPSRKESGMRDDNRVGEGERSCHSVGDLGYVQVGEGSSQRSFTHPLRHQRPVRECSDALQQAGLDRQKVMARTSGPGRGISVSPGRAEESAGPSASDTAVEPSSDRPHHCLECGKTFRLISSLKKHIRIHTGEKPYPCAVCGRRFRESGALKTHLRIHTGEKPYSCSECGNSFRHLDGLRKHRRTHTGEKPYVCAICGKRLSRLQHLKHHQLIHTGERPCCCPFCNRSFKEPAALRKHIRTHRDEGGHMGVGASDDTDPDAMDDINNLHPAAPSPQMRFGEWVAEEDDSSVVDCV from the exons ATGACTTCCAGGAGGACAGGCTATGCTGGTAGTATGGATTCCTCTCCGTCACACAGCGGCGGCTCTGTCCACAGTGGGAATCGTAAACAAAGTATAATCAACATTTCCGACAGGAGCGGAGCAGAAGCTTGTCATGACCTCAAAGCTGAGAAGGCTCTTGGATACGGAGCCTCGCAGGGCAACATGACTGTGACGTCCCTGAAATCACGTCTGGCTCCAACCATTCAGACTGCCATGTCCGCTGCAGTGGACACTCTGCTGGGGGAGGTGGTCCTTGTGCTCAATGAGACTCAGCAGGAGCTACTCCACAAGGAGCAGGAGAACGAACGACTCAAAGTGAGACTTGAAGTGTCAGAGAGGGAGCTGAAAACTCTGCAGGAATGTCTGTGCAGTGCACAGAAGCTCATAGATCAGCTGCAGATCTCATACTCGGGCCCTCAGTCGATTAGTCAGTCAGTCTTTGCTCCGTCTCTGTCTTCCATGGCATCCCTGTCCTCAGGCCTGGATCGAGACCATCAAAACTCCCGGAACGTGAACGGAGCTGGTGTTGATTTGGGTCTCAGCGGCTCTGTGGATGAATCTCTTCACGGCTTTGAGCCGCGAGACGATTACAAAATGTGCCAACTTTCAATCCAACCAGATGGCTCTGTGACGAACCACGCTCTGGACTCCTTTGCATCCAACACGTCTCACATGTGCTCCGATTCCAGCAGACCAG ATGAGAGGCAGTCTCAGGGACCAGGTGGACCATCCAGGTTTGAGATCAAAGAGGAGCAGGGACAAGCTTCAGTCGCTGGTCAGCCCAGCAGGAAGGAGTCTGGGATGCGTGATGACAACCGAGTCGGGGAGGGAGAACGATCGTGTCACAGTGTGGGTGACCTTGGTTATGTTCAAGTAGGGGAGGGAAGTTCTCAGCGTTCGTTTACTCACCCATTGCGGCACCAAAGGCCCGTACGAGAATGTAGCGATGCTTTGCAGCAGGCTGGACTCGATAGACAGAAAGTGATGGCTAGGACTTCTGGACCTGGGAGAGGAATCAGCGTTTCACcaggcagagcagaggagtccGCAGGACCTTCAGCCTCTGACACAGCAGTGGAGCCCTCTAGTGATCGACCGCATCACTGCTTGGAGTGTGGAAAGACTTTCCGCTTGATTTCCAGCCTGAAGAAACACATCCGCatccacacaggagagaagcCCTACCCGTGTGCAGTCTGTGGCCGCCGCTTCCGCGAGTCGGGAGCTCTTAAAACGCACTTGCGtatacacacaggtgagaagccgTACTCGTGCTCCGAGTGTGGAAACAGTTTCCGCCATTTGGACGGTTTGCGCAAACACCGGCGCACACACACCGGAGAGAAACCCTACGTGTGTGCCATCTGTGGGAAGCGCTTGAGCCGCCTGCAGCATCTCAAACACCACCAGCTCATCCACACTGGAGAGAGGCCATGCTGCTGTCCCTTCTGCAACCGCAGCTTCAAAGAGCCCGCGGCTCTGCGGAAACACATTCGCACCCACCGCGACGAAGGTGGCCACATGGGAGTAGGTGCCAGTGACGACACGGACCCGGACGCCATGGATGATATTAACAACCTCCACCCAGCAGCTCCATCCCCCCAGATGAGGTTTGGCGAGTGGGTAGCAGAGGAAGACGACAGCTCAGTGGTGGACTGTGTGTAG